The genomic interval ACGGCACCGTCGTCCAGGTGGTGCAGACCGGCTACGTCATCGGCGACCGGACCCTGCGCCCGGCTCTGGTCGGCGTCTCCAAGGGCGGCCCGAAGCCCGAGGCCAACAGGGACAAGCCCGCCGACGCGGCCTGACGCTTTTCCCTCCGTCGAAGAAAAAGGCCGGCACCCCTGTGCCGGCCTTTTTCGTATGCGCCATTTTCGTTTGCGCCTTGGCTATTCCGCCGCCTGCCGCGTCGTCTCGCGGAACGGGTGGGCCGGATAGGTGCCGATGATGCGCAACTCCTTCGAGAAGTAGCGCAGCTCTTCGAGGGCCCGGCGCAAGCCGTCATCCTCGGGGTGGCCATCGACCTCGGCGTAGAACTGGGTCGCGGTGAACTGGCCCTCGACCATGTAGCTCTCGAGCTTCGACATGTTCACGCCGTTGGTCGCGAACCCGCCGAGCGCCTTGTAGAGCGCCGCCGGGATGTTGCGGACCCGGAAGATGAAGCTCGTCACCGTCGGGCCGTTGCCGGGCTCGCACTCGGCGGGCTCGGGCGAGAACACGACGAAACGCGTGGTGTTGTGCGCCTCGTCCTCGACGTCGCGCTCCAGGATGTCGAGGCCGTAGACCTCGGCCGCCATGGCCGGGGCGAGGGCCGCGCGGCTGGGATCGCGCGCTTCCGCCACCTCGCGGGCCGCGCCCGCCGTGTCGCCGGCCACCACCGCCTTGAGGCCGAGCCGCCGGATGATCCGGCGGCACTGCCCGAGCGCGTGGATGTGGCTGTGTACG from Methylobacterium sp. AMS5 carries:
- a CDS encoding prephenate dehydratase — its product is MTDRTIAYQGEPGANSHIICSQAYPGWTALPCATFEDAFAAVNEGKANLAMIPIENSIAGRVADIHHLIPTSRLHIIAEHFLPIHFQLMALPGVGAERLTSVHSHIHALGQCRRIIRRLGLKAVVAGDTAGAAREVAEARDPSRAALAPAMAAEVYGLDILERDVEDEAHNTTRFVVFSPEPAECEPGNGPTVTSFIFRVRNIPAALYKALGGFATNGVNMSKLESYMVEGQFTATQFYAEVDGHPEDDGLRRALEELRYFSKELRIIGTYPAHPFRETTRQAAE